A segment of the uncultured Desulfobulbus sp. genome:
ACCCCGACCCCTGCCGATGCCCTACGTATCGCCATATATTTGAATGATCGTTATGCCCTGGATGGCCGGGAAAGCAACGGCTATACGGGTATTGCCTGGTCCATTGGCGGAGTACACGATCGGGGTTGGACCAAACGACCGATTTTTGGATCCATCCGTTACATGAATGCAAACGGGGCTCGTCGAAAATTTGATGTGCAACGTTATATTCGCACCTGGTCCTCAAAGCAGCAAGCTTCTATATTTTAGTCGTCCTCTGTACAAGGAGATAGATCATGCAGATGATTGATACATACAGTCGAGTTACCGCAGAATTCTCACTGAGCTGGAGCTCTAAAGAGGCCACACATGTGGAAAAACTCTGGGCACATCCGGTAAGTTTCTGGCGCGATATACTCAATCCATCCCTTGTGAATGCATTGAAGGGAAAATCCGTCGGAGATGAGGCAGAGATTACTCTTCCTGCAGATCTATTTACCACTCCTTACCAAATTACTAAAAAAATCCAGGTGCGCCCGCATCAGTTCCGCGGCACCAATGCAGCTGGTGAGCCTATTGCGCCTATTCCTGGGAGATATTACCCTCAAGGCATGCTCCATGGTGTAGGGGGAATCTACCTGGCGACTCTCACCCCCTGTCGCTTTCTCGGTGCTGAAGGAGAAAAGTGGATATTTGATCTCAATCACCCCCTGGCAGGATACGATTTGAAGCTGACAATGAAAATCCTTGATGTGCAAGAGCAGCAGAAAGAACGGGGAGGGCGTTGTGAGGATTGGCTGGAACGCATCACCAGCGATGGACCAGGAATGCAGACCCGATTTCAGGGAGATACTTCTGGGTACTTTGCTCCAGAAAGTTTTGAGCGGAGCGATCAACGAGTAGATGAACTCTTCTACCGGGAACCTCGCTTGGTTCAGCATCTAGACAGTCAAGCACGGGCAACTATCAGCGGGGAGTATTCCAGGTTGATTCCCCAGGGAAGTACGGTGCTTGACTGCATGGGAAGCTGGGACTCTCACCTCCCGGAAACGCTTGAGCTCGCAGGCCTCACTGTCTTAGGCATGAACGAGGAGGAGCTGGCTCATAACACGCGAGCAACCCAAAGGCTGGTGCAGGATCTCAACACGCTTCCCCAGCTCCCCCTTGATGATGCGAGCTATGACGCCGTTATTTGCACAGCATCTGTAGAATATCTAACACATCCTTTAAGGACGTTGTCTGAGCTTAAACGTGTGCTCCGCCCCGGAGGAGTGATAGCATTCGCCTTTTCCAATCGGTGGTTTCCTCCCAAGGCAATACAAGCCTGGACAGAAATGCATGAGTTTGAACGCCTCGGCTGGGTTTCTGAGTTACTGCATACCACCGGTGGTTTAAGCAAGCTGCACACGCTCTCCCGACGTGGTTGGCCACGACCTGCAGATGATCCGCATCAGGATCTCTGGAACAGTGATCCGGTCTATATGGTCTGGGCCTATAAGGCCTGAGCCAGGAGGGAAAAAACAGCTATGTATATTTTGGAGCGACGGCAAAAAGTCAGCGGCAGCATGGAACAGGCCTGGGCATTCTTACAAAATCCGGTCAACCTGGACAGGATAACGCCGCCTGATCTCCAATTTAGCATTGTGACCGATGTCCCGGAGATCATGTTCAACGGCTTGATCATTGAATATCGCATAACCATCCCCCTGATCGGAACGCATTCCTGGGTCACGGAGATTAAGCATATCAACGAGGGGATCAGCTTTGTGGATGAACAGCGCTTTGGCCCTTATAGGTTCTGGTACCACTACCATGAGATCAGGCAGGAGAAGGATGGTGTACTCTTGCTTGATCGAGTCCACTACCAACCGCCGGCAGGAGTGGTAGGGAGAATATTGCACCGGCTCTATATTCGCCGCACTCTGGAAAGAATTTTTGACTTTCGCCAGCTGCGATTGGCCGATTTTCTGAAAGCCCAGCCTCTCGAGAGCTGAGCTAAGCTGAAAAGCAATCCAACAGGCAAAAAAAAACTGCTCCCCTGCGTATTGAAGGGAGCAGATCAAAAACAAGAACAATCAGTTCAATTTTCGCTTCCGGGCTGCCAAGCGCGACCGCGCAAACCAACCAAGCCCAACTACAGCCAGAACAACAATGACGATATCCACCTGATGGGAGTACTTCTGGACAACTGTCCAGTGCTCCCGCAGGCGCATGCCCAAAATCAAAAGAAAACTGTTCCACAGGGTCGCGCCCACAAGGCTCACCCCGATAAACGGCAGCAGCCGCATCTTGCCCATGCCCGCAGGGATTGAAATAAAATGGCGAATCACCGGAATAAAACGAGCAATAAAAACGGTCAAAACGCCCTGACGCCGGCTGAAATAGCGTTCGGTCAACTCCAGGTCATGCCGGTTCAGCAGCAGATATTTCCCCACCTTAAGCACCAGCGGCTTGCCGCCATAGTAGCCCATCCAATAGGACAGCAGGGAGCCGGTCAAGGAGCCCAGGCTGGTGGACAATATGGCCAGCCACAGGTTCCACGTGCCATCTGCTACCAGAAACCCGACAAAGGGCATGACCGCCTCACTGGGAATCGGTACGATCATACTCTCCAGGGCCATCAGAAAAAAGGCACCGGCGTAGGCAGTCGTATCAAGAATATGGACAGCTGTCTGGCTGATCAGTTCAGTAAGCATAGTTGTCTCTCAGGGAAGAAAATAGTACAGGGCAATGGCCCCAAAGATAACCCGGTACCAGGCAAAGATACGAAAATCATGATGGGCCACGTAGCGAATCAACCCCTTAATTGCTAGCAGAGCACTAAAAAAAGCGGTGACGAAACCTACGGCAAAGAAGGTCAGGTCTACATTGGCCAGTGACTCCCAGGATTTAAAGACATCGTAGCCGGTAGCCAGAAACATGGTGGGGATGGCCAGAAAAAAAGAAAACTCTGTGGCGCACTGTCGCGAGAGCCCAAAAAGCATGCCACCGATAATTGTCGCCCCTGAACGTGAGGTTCCGGGAATCAGAGCAAAAATCTGGGCAAACCCGACCTTGAGCGCATCCAGCCAGTTCATCTGTTCAACATCCTCAACCCGAGGTTCTTTGGGCTGACGCTCAACAAGAAATATGATCAGCCCGCCCACAATCAGGGCCACTGCAACCACCACTGGATTAAAGAGATACTGTTTGATCAGTCCGTGCAGGGCCAGTCCAAAGATGGCTGAAGGAACGACCCCGATGACCAGATTGATGACAAAACGCCAGGCTGCAGAGTCCCCCTGGAGGCCGCGAATGACCCGCATCAAGCGTTCGCGGTAATGATAGCAGACCGCCAAAATTGCCCCGAGTTGAATGACGATCTCAAAGGTTTTGGCCTGCTCACCGGTATAGTGGAGTAGATCACCACTGATGATGAGATGACCCGTGGATGAGATGGGGAGAAACTCAGTCAGCCCCTCGACAATACCTAAAACAACACTTTGAAGAAATGATAGAAGGTCCATATGTAGGCGGTGTTGATCCAGCAAAAAAAGAAGACTGTCGCCCCCTCCCCAACGGAAGGAGCGGACAGGCGCAGCAGGCCTTATGCCTGTACCGTGAAAAGGTGTTCTATGTCAAGGAGATACCGAGAAGAGCTGCCAGACTTGGCTTACTATTTGGCCTCATCATCACCGATGGCAGGGCACCGATCAAGGTGTTCGAAATAGGGCTGATACTCGTTAAAATACATATCAGAGAGAGTAAGGAAAGCAGTCAGAGCCAAGGGACCATAGATAATCCCCATTAAACCACACACGCTCAAGCCACCGATGATAGACAACAGAACCAGAAGAGGAGGTAAATGAGCCTGGACACCAACAAATTTCGGTTTGAACAGGTAATCAATGGAGAAGGAAAGCAGACCATAAAAGAGCAGGGCAAACACTGCCTGCCAGATATAGCCCTTGATGTAAAGAATGATCGCCGTGGGGACAAAGATAAGCCCGATACCAACGATGGGCATAAAGGCCATGACCGTCATCACGGCCCCCCAGAGCACCGGGGAAATATAGCCCATAACCGCAAAATAAACCCCGCCGAGAACCCCTTGAATAAGCCCACTGAGGGTGTTGCCGACAAGAATTGCTCCGGAGATCGATGAAAATCGTGCGATGAGAAACCGGTTTTGTTGTTCGGGCAGCGGTGAAAGGCGTAAGAGAAAATTGGTAAGCCGTTCAAACTCAAGCAGAAGAAAAAATACACCGGTAATGACAATACAGAACTGGAAGATAAAGCTGATAATATCTGCGGCCAGGCTTGAGACCTTATTGTAGATAAAAAGCCCGACGGTGGTAGAAAATTTGGTGATCATCTCCGGGAGTTTGTCGATATCAAGATGAATCCCAAACCCTGCTAAAAAATCGGTAACATGGTGCACCTGCTCATTATTTTCCAGAGTCTGCTGCAAAAGGACCAAAAGATCATTTTTCTTGGCCAGTTGAATCACTCCAGGAATCTCAGCAGATAAAGCGCCAATGCTGAAGAGAAGCGGCAAAAATACGCAAAGAGTAATAAGCAGACATGTCAAGCTGGCCGCCACCCAAGGTCGAATTTTCGCCGTCATTTTAAGATGAGCGGGATAAAACACCGTGGCCAAAAGAAAAGCGAGAAAAAGCTGGGTCCAAAACGGCCAGAGCACCACGCCCAGCATCAGGGCGGAGAAAGAAAAGATCAGTAAAAAAGTAACGCGTTGGGTCGTTGGTGGTGCGGGGGCCATGAAAACTCCTGAAACAGCTGGTCGAAAGAACCGGCGCAGAACCGGTTCAACATTGCATATGCTGGTATAGTA
Coding sequences within it:
- a CDS encoding methyltransferase domain-containing protein; the encoded protein is MQMIDTYSRVTAEFSLSWSSKEATHVEKLWAHPVSFWRDILNPSLVNALKGKSVGDEAEITLPADLFTTPYQITKKIQVRPHQFRGTNAAGEPIAPIPGRYYPQGMLHGVGGIYLATLTPCRFLGAEGEKWIFDLNHPLAGYDLKLTMKILDVQEQQKERGGRCEDWLERITSDGPGMQTRFQGDTSGYFAPESFERSDQRVDELFYREPRLVQHLDSQARATISGEYSRLIPQGSTVLDCMGSWDSHLPETLELAGLTVLGMNEEELAHNTRATQRLVQDLNTLPQLPLDDASYDAVICTASVEYLTHPLRTLSELKRVLRPGGVIAFAFSNRWFPPKAIQAWTEMHEFERLGWVSELLHTTGGLSKLHTLSRRGWPRPADDPHQDLWNSDPVYMVWAYKA
- a CDS encoding SRPBCC family protein; this translates as MYILERRQKVSGSMEQAWAFLQNPVNLDRITPPDLQFSIVTDVPEIMFNGLIIEYRITIPLIGTHSWVTEIKHINEGISFVDEQRFGPYRFWYHYHEIRQEKDGVLLLDRVHYQPPAGVVGRILHRLYIRRTLERIFDFRQLRLADFLKAQPLES
- a CDS encoding DedA family protein; translation: MLTELISQTAVHILDTTAYAGAFFLMALESMIVPIPSEAVMPFVGFLVADGTWNLWLAILSTSLGSLTGSLLSYWMGYYGGKPLVLKVGKYLLLNRHDLELTERYFSRRQGVLTVFIARFIPVIRHFISIPAGMGKMRLLPFIGVSLVGATLWNSFLLILGMRLREHWTVVQKYSHQVDIVIVVLAVVGLGWFARSRLAARKRKLN
- a CDS encoding undecaprenyl-diphosphate phosphatase, which encodes MDLLSFLQSVVLGIVEGLTEFLPISSTGHLIISGDLLHYTGEQAKTFEIVIQLGAILAVCYHYRERLMRVIRGLQGDSAAWRFVINLVIGVVPSAIFGLALHGLIKQYLFNPVVVAVALIVGGLIIFLVERQPKEPRVEDVEQMNWLDALKVGFAQIFALIPGTSRSGATIIGGMLFGLSRQCATEFSFFLAIPTMFLATGYDVFKSWESLANVDLTFFAVGFVTAFFSALLAIKGLIRYVAHHDFRIFAWYRVIFGAIALYYFLP
- a CDS encoding AI-2E family transporter, which gives rise to MAPAPPTTQRVTFLLIFSFSALMLGVVLWPFWTQLFLAFLLATVFYPAHLKMTAKIRPWVAASLTCLLITLCVFLPLLFSIGALSAEIPGVIQLAKKNDLLVLLQQTLENNEQVHHVTDFLAGFGIHLDIDKLPEMITKFSTTVGLFIYNKVSSLAADIISFIFQFCIVITGVFFLLLEFERLTNFLLRLSPLPEQQNRFLIARFSSISGAILVGNTLSGLIQGVLGGVYFAVMGYISPVLWGAVMTVMAFMPIVGIGLIFVPTAIILYIKGYIWQAVFALLFYGLLSFSIDYLFKPKFVGVQAHLPPLLVLLSIIGGLSVCGLMGIIYGPLALTAFLTLSDMYFNEYQPYFEHLDRCPAIGDDEAK